The genomic DNA CCGCCGGCACCCGCGCCAGGGTGTGCACGAGATCCCACACCGAATCCACGCCGGGAATCTTGTCGGCAAGGAACTCCACGACTGCAAGGACGCCCGCGACCCCCAGCACCCACGGCGACTGCGCCGCTTCCAGCGCCGGTGGCAGGTCCAGCCAGCCGAGCACGCCGGCGATGCCGACGCCGAACACGGTGAGGTACACGCGCACGCCGGCCAGCCAGGCCAGCAGGATGCCGATCGCGAACAGCTGGGGTTCCGACATGCGTGGGTCCTCGATGCGCCGGGTGCCCGGGAAGTGTAGGGACCGCGGCACCGGCGCGCGCAATGGCCCTGCGGGCGCTTCATCGCCTTGAACGTGCCCCGACCTGCGGCCGGGGCATTCCTTGACCGGCCTGACCGCCGCCGTTATATCCATTCGACATGAACGACCCCGAGCAGCTTCCGCCGGCCAGTCCGGTGTCTTCCAAGGGCCCCGGTGCCGCCACGGAACGACGTCGCGCGGCGAGGCGCACGGTAAGGCGCGGGCCCCTGCTGCTGGCGGTGGTCACGGTGTCGTTGCTGTTCGGGGCGTGGGGGCTGTGGGCAGGCCTGCGTGGTGGCGGGGTGGCCGGCCCGGATGCAGGCGAGCGAATCGCCGCGCTCGAACAGGAAGTCACCACGCTCACGCGCTCCGACCAGATCAGCCGCGAGGCCAACCTCAAGCTGCAGGGCACGCTTGCCGAACGCGACGAGGAAATCGCCGCGCTGCGGGCCGATGTCGCCTTCTATGAACGCTTCGTCGGTGCCACCGCGCAGCGCCGCGGCCTGACCGTGCACGAGCTGCGGCTGGCGCCCGGCACCGACAGCGTCTGGCACTACACCGCCACGCTCACCCAGAACCTCAACCGCGACGCATCCAGCGAAGGCGAGCTGCGGCTGGCCGTGGAGGGCACCCGCGACGGACGGCTGGAACAGCTGGACTGGGACGACCTGCGCCAGCGCGAGGATGCCCCCGCGCTGCCGTACTCGTTCCGGTTCTTCCAGCAGGTCCAGGGCGACATCATGCTGCCGCAGGGTTTCACCCCCACCCGGGTGACCGTGCGCCTGCAGCCGCGTGGCGGGCGTGCAGTCGAGCAGTCGTTCCCGTGGGGCGAAGCGACAGGGCGTTCCGCCACCGACGCTTGAACCCGCCTCCTGCGGCCCCCATCCTTGTGCGCATGGAACCCATGTCGCTCCCCCAGGCCCCCGACTACCAGTCGCTGTCGCGCCCGATCGATTTCACCACCGCCGCCGCCTCCAAGGTGCGCGAGCTGATCGACGGCGAGGGCAACCCCGCGCTGAAGCTGCGCGTCTATATCCAGGGCGGTGGCTGCTCCGGCTTCCAGTACGGCTTCGAGTTCGATGAGGAGCAGGCCGAGGACGATCTGGCGATCGCCACCGATGGCGTGACGCTGGTCGTCGACCCGCTGAGCCTGCAGTACCTGATGGGGGCGTCGGTGGACTATGTCGAGAGCCTGCACGGTGCGCAGTTCACCATCCGCAACCCCAACGCGAAGTCCACCTGCGGTTGCGGCAGCAGCTTCACCGTCTGACTGTTCTGCGCGGTCGCCGCGTTGGCGACGCCTGCATCCTGTTCGGGCCTAAACTCCGGCAGCGCGATATCGCGTGCTCCCGGATGTGTCGATGACCGCTGCCGTCGACGGGCCCACGCCCGCCTATGCCTTCGTTGCCGCGCCGCTGGACCGCGCCGAGCACCTGCGCCTGCAGCCCGCGGCGCTGGAGGCGTTGCGGGGGAAGGCGCATTGCATCGTGGTCGACGACGACGGGCGCGCACCGGTGGGCGAGGGCGACACGCCCTGGATGCCGGAGCCCTCGACCCTGCCGCCCGGTGCCTGGCAGCACGCGGTGTTCCTCGGCCTGGATGCCGACGGCCGCGGCTGGTTCGCCTGCGATGCCGCCGACGTGCCCGACGCCCCGGCCGGGACCTGGATCGACCTGCGCAGCGCCGCCGCGCAGTGGCCCGCGCTGCAGACCACCGCGTTCGCGCAGGCGCGCGCGGTGCTGCACTGGCGGCGCCGGCACCGGCACTGCGGGGCCTGCGGCGCGCGGCTGGCCTATCTGCGCGCGGGCTGGCTGGGCGTGTGCACCGCCTGCAGCGCCGAACACTACCCGCGCACCGACCCGGCGGTGATCGTGGCGGTGTCGGACGGCGAGCGCCTGCTGCTCGGGCGCCAGCCGGGCTGGGCGCCGCGGCGATGGTCGGTGCTGGCCGGGTTCGTCGAGCCCGGCGAGACCCTCGAGCAGACCATCGCCCGCGAAGTCTGGGAGGAGTCCGGCGTGCGCGTGCGCCGCGCGCGCTACCTCGGATCGCAGCCGTGGCCGTTCCCGTCCTCGCTGATGCTGGGTTTCGAGGCGCTGGCCGAGCCCGACGAGCCACGCCCCAACGACGACGAACTCGAGGACGCGCGCTGGTTCAGCCGTGACGAGATCGGCGCGGCGCTGGACGGCCGTGGCGGCGAGGACGGCCTGCTGCTGTCATCGCATATCTCGATCGCGCGCTGGCTGATCGCGCACTGGCATCGCGAGGGTGCGCTGCGCGAGTAGCGTTTCCGTCGCGGAGTCCGCTGACCCGCGCGACGAGTCGGCGGCCGTCGGATGTGATGACGGCCGTATCCACCGACCTGCGACGCCTGGGGTCGTGCCTGCGGCGTCTGCCCGGAACCCTACGCCGCAGCCCCGCGCAGTTCGCGCACCCGCGCTTCCAGTGAGGCCGCCGTCGCCTGCACACCATCCACAGGTGCCGCCGCGACCACCTCCACGCGCGCGCGCAGGCGCCGCGGCAGGCGCATGCGCCGCATCCGCGAGTCGTGCCGGCTCCACATGCTGGTCCACATGTTGCGCAGGGCCATCGGCACCACCGGCACCGGGCGGCGCGCGAGGATGCGCTCGACGCCGCTGCGGAACGGCGCGATGTCGCCATCGGCGGTCAGGCGCCCCTCGGGAAACACCAGCACCAGTTCGCCGTCGGCCAGCGCGGCATCGATCGCGTCGAACGCGCGCTGCATGAGTGCGGGGTCTTCCTTTTCCGGAGCGATCGGGATCGCCTTCGCGGTGCGGAAGATCCACGACAGCACCGGGATCGCGAAGATGCGGTGGTACATCACGAAGCGCACCGGGCGCGGCACGCTGGCGGCCAGGATCAGCGCATCCATGTAGCTGACGTGGTTGCACACCAGCAATGCGGGCCCCTCGTCCGGCACGTGGGCCTCGATGCCGTGCAGGCGCAGCCGGTAGAGCGTGCGCACCAGCACCCAGCTCAGGAAGCGCATCATGAATTCGGGAACGATGGTGAAGATCCACACCGCCACCAGCAGGTTGGCGACGGCCAATGCCAGCAGCAGCTGCGGGATGGTCCAGCCGAGCACGCCCTGGGTGACCAGCCCGACCACCGCCGCCAGCACGATGAAACCCGAGTTCTGGATATTGAGCGCGGCGAACACCCGCGACATCTCGTTGATCGGCGTGCGGCTCTGGATCAGTGCGAACAGCGGCACCACGAACACGCCGGTGAACATGCCGATGCCCAGCAGGTCGATGACCAGGCGCAGGCTGCCGGGCTGCCGCAGGAACCCGGCCAGGTCGAGCCCGCCCACCGGCGCCAGCCCGGGCCGGGCGAAGTAGAGATCGAGCACGAAAGCGGTCATGCCGAACGCACCCACCGGCACCAGGCCGATCTCGACGGTGCGTGCCGACAGCTTCTCGCACAGCAGCGAGCCGGCGCCCACGCCGATCGAGAACAGCGCCAGCGCGAACACGTACAGCGTCGCCGAGCCGGCGGCGCCGCCGAGGTGGACCTCGGCGTAGGCCGGCAGCTGCGAGGTGATCAGCGTGCCGAAGAACCAGAACCACGACACGCCGAGCATCGCGTTGCGCACCGCCGGCTGCCGGCGTGCCATGCGCATGACCTCGAGCGACACCGGTACCGGGTTCCAGCGCACCCGCAGGGTCGGATCGCCGGCATCGATGCGCGGGATCCGCCGGGCCATCAGGTTGCCGATGACCGCCAGCGCCACGATCGCGCCGGCCGCGGCCTGCGGGCCGTGGCTGCCGGCCAGCTGGAAGATCAGCCCGCCGGTGATCATGCCCAGCAGGATCGAGATCGACGTGCCCATCTCGACCAGGCCGTTGCCACCGGTCAGTTCCTCGGGCTTGAGGATCGACGGCAGCACCGAGTACTTCACCGGCCCGAACAGCGTCGACTGCACGCCGGTGCAGAACAGCGCCACCAGCAGCAGCGGCATGTTCTGGACCAGGAAGCCGATGGCGGCCAGCGACATGATCGCGATCTCCATCGTCGTAGTGATCACGATCAGGCGCTGCTTCTCCAGCTTCTCCGCCACCTGGCCGGCCAGTGCCGAGAACAGGAAGTACGGCAGGATGAACACCGCCGGCGCCAGCATCGCGTAGAGCGCGCGCTCCTGCGTGCTCGCGCCGAGGAAGATCAGCAGGCCGATGATCGCCTGGCGGTAGACGTTGTCGTTGAAGGCCCCCAGCGCCTGCACGGTGAAGTAGGGCAGGAAGCGGCGCTGCCGCAGCAGGTCGAACTGGGAATGGGCCATGCGGGCTCCTCGGGCGTCGCGCGGGAGCCTAGCAGGTGGGGGCGGCGGATCCAGCGTCGCCACGGCGTCGTTCGATGGTCCGCGATCGACCTGCCCGGTGTCGCGGTCCGGCTTCGGATGCAGCCGCAAGCAGGGTGCCGGTGCAAAGCGTCCGGAGCCGTTCGGCGCGGGCCTGCGCTGTCATCGAAACGCCGCGTCGTTTTCACGGAAAGTTGATTACCCGCTTTCCATATTCCATCCACGGCGCCGTGTACCCACGGCACCCCCCGAGAACCCCGGCTCTCCCCCTGCTTCCGGTCCCGAAGGCAGGAGGGAGTGTCGCCGTCCATCCGTCTTTCCCCCAGGCGGTTTTCATGGTTGCTGACGTCCCCCGATCCCCGGCGCCGTTCCCTGCGGCAGTTGCGTCCACCCGTACCCGGCGCGCGCGCGATGCGCGTGGGCGTTTTGCACGGCTGATGCCGACGCGCCCGGTCGCGCCGCTGCGCGATGGTTGCCTGTTCGTGGTCTCGGAGATGAGTGACTTCGTCAAGGCCGGTGGCCTTGGCGACGTCGCCGCGGCGCTGCCGCGGGCGCTGCGCGAGCGGTGCGACGTGCGCGTGCTGATTCCAGGCTATCCCGCGGTGCTGGCCGGCGCCGGCGCATTGCAGCGGATCGGGCGCATCCCGGCCCATGCCGGCCTGCCGGCGTGCGAGGTCGCCCAGGCCCGGCGCGAGGACGGGCTGATCGTCTACGTGCTGCTCAACGGCGCACTCTTCGAACGCGAGGGCAGCCCGTATGTGGATGCCAACGGCCTCGACTGGGCCGACAACGCAGTGCGCTTCGCCACGCTGTCGCACGCGGCGGCGGCAATCGCCGCCGGCCAGGCGGGGCTCGACTGGTGCCCGCGCATCCTGCACCTCAACGACTGGCCCAGCGCACTGGCCGCGGCCTACGTGCGCTGGAACGGCGGCGATACGCCGTGCCTGCTCACCATCCACAACCTTGCCTACCAGGGCCTGTTCCCGGCCGCGCTCGCACGCACGCTGGGGGTGCCGACGGGTGCGCTGGAGGACATCGAATTCCACGGCCGGC from Luteimonas sp. YGD11-2 includes the following:
- the erpA gene encoding iron-sulfur cluster insertion protein ErpA — encoded protein: MEPMSLPQAPDYQSLSRPIDFTTAAASKVRELIDGEGNPALKLRVYIQGGGCSGFQYGFEFDEEQAEDDLAIATDGVTLVVDPLSLQYLMGASVDYVESLHGAQFTIRNPNAKSTCGCGSSFTV
- the nudC gene encoding NAD(+) diphosphatase, which produces MTAAVDGPTPAYAFVAAPLDRAEHLRLQPAALEALRGKAHCIVVDDDGRAPVGEGDTPWMPEPSTLPPGAWQHAVFLGLDADGRGWFACDAADVPDAPAGTWIDLRSAAAQWPALQTTAFAQARAVLHWRRRHRHCGACGARLAYLRAGWLGVCTACSAEHYPRTDPAVIVAVSDGERLLLGRQPGWAPRRWSVLAGFVEPGETLEQTIAREVWEESGVRVRRARYLGSQPWPFPSSLMLGFEALAEPDEPRPNDDELEDARWFSRDEIGAALDGRGGEDGLLLSSHISIARWLIAHWHREGALRE
- a CDS encoding MFS transporter, producing MAHSQFDLLRQRRFLPYFTVQALGAFNDNVYRQAIIGLLIFLGASTQERALYAMLAPAVFILPYFLFSALAGQVAEKLEKQRLIVITTTMEIAIMSLAAIGFLVQNMPLLLVALFCTGVQSTLFGPVKYSVLPSILKPEELTGGNGLVEMGTSISILLGMITGGLIFQLAGSHGPQAAAGAIVALAVIGNLMARRIPRIDAGDPTLRVRWNPVPVSLEVMRMARRQPAVRNAMLGVSWFWFFGTLITSQLPAYAEVHLGGAAGSATLYVFALALFSIGVGAGSLLCEKLSARTVEIGLVPVGAFGMTAFVLDLYFARPGLAPVGGLDLAGFLRQPGSLRLVIDLLGIGMFTGVFVVPLFALIQSRTPINEMSRVFAALNIQNSGFIVLAAVVGLVTQGVLGWTIPQLLLALAVANLLVAVWIFTIVPEFMMRFLSWVLVRTLYRLRLHGIEAHVPDEGPALLVCNHVSYMDALILAASVPRPVRFVMYHRIFAIPVLSWIFRTAKAIPIAPEKEDPALMQRAFDAIDAALADGELVLVFPEGRLTADGDIAPFRSGVERILARRPVPVVPMALRNMWTSMWSRHDSRMRRMRLPRRLRARVEVVAAAPVDGVQATAASLEARVRELRGAAA
- a CDS encoding DUF6776 family protein, whose amino-acid sequence is MNDPEQLPPASPVSSKGPGAATERRRAARRTVRRGPLLLAVVTVSLLFGAWGLWAGLRGGGVAGPDAGERIAALEQEVTTLTRSDQISREANLKLQGTLAERDEEIAALRADVAFYERFVGATAQRRGLTVHELRLAPGTDSVWHYTATLTQNLNRDASSEGELRLAVEGTRDGRLEQLDWDDLRQREDAPALPYSFRFFQQVQGDIMLPQGFTPTRVTVRLQPRGGRAVEQSFPWGEATGRSATDA